One Cardinium endosymbiont of Culicoides punctatus genomic region harbors:
- a CDS encoding sodium:solute symporter family protein: MIPLHLIPLLSVALFLVIVLVGAIISTRNVTTLREYITWDRQLPTPTLVMTVLATAFGGGSLMRHVEQIYTGGNAWVYIVLISSLSFSVISFLASRAELFMHNLSMPESIGRVYGKQARIIAAFVGIVSLVIGIAIQINVMSIAIGMVLPAINAKLIVLFTFGILVFYTTIGGVHIATFTHTFYMLTFVIILPIFLYAIVQKHYNLSVDNVQVLGAQVSLQGSIAPNENLSMFAIIMLGLSSMVSYIQPAIIQRMYMASDHIHAARVFFYASLFGIVMKIMIVSLPLLVKEGASNLSTSELWRYIMEVLPTPYQGGIVIAFLTLSMSTAEAHLNTCAVLVSHDLVQCFIDRKGVDFERQLKLAKMTVVAVGTCAMVLSFCCSNLLTLLMFFLDLYIPIIVAPFVLAILGFRGASHTALAGMITGFVTIIVWKLWIEPLTGINGSFICMVCNGLAMAVAHYLTKKTLS; the protein is encoded by the coding sequence ATGATACCACTACACCTTATTCCATTATTGTCTGTAGCACTTTTTTTAGTTATAGTTCTTGTTGGTGCAATAATATCTACCCGCAATGTAACGACACTAAGAGAATATATTACATGGGATAGGCAGCTCCCAACGCCTACACTGGTAATGACTGTATTGGCTACGGCTTTTGGAGGAGGTAGTCTTATGCGTCATGTAGAGCAAATCTATACTGGGGGCAATGCCTGGGTGTATATTGTCCTTATATCTAGTTTATCTTTTTCTGTTATAAGCTTTTTGGCATCACGCGCAGAGCTCTTTATGCATAACCTATCGATGCCAGAGAGCATAGGTAGGGTATATGGGAAACAGGCAAGAATTATTGCAGCTTTTGTTGGTATTGTCTCTTTAGTGATTGGTATTGCTATACAAATTAATGTAATGTCCATAGCTATAGGAATGGTGCTGCCTGCTATAAATGCCAAGTTGATTGTGTTATTTACTTTTGGTATTCTTGTGTTTTATACTACCATCGGAGGTGTGCATATTGCTACCTTTACCCATACTTTTTATATGCTAACCTTTGTTATCATATTACCTATTTTTCTCTATGCGATAGTACAAAAACATTATAATTTGTCAGTAGATAATGTCCAGGTTTTAGGGGCACAAGTAAGCCTGCAAGGTAGTATTGCTCCCAATGAAAATCTAAGTATGTTTGCAATAATTATGCTAGGCCTATCTAGCATGGTGTCTTACATACAGCCTGCCATTATACAGAGAATGTATATGGCTTCCGATCATATCCATGCAGCACGTGTGTTTTTTTATGCTAGTTTATTTGGCATCGTAATGAAAATTATGATTGTTTCCTTACCTTTATTGGTTAAAGAAGGTGCATCGAATTTATCTACTTCGGAATTATGGCGCTATATTATGGAGGTGCTTCCTACACCATATCAGGGAGGTATTGTTATCGCTTTTCTTACATTATCGATGTCTACAGCTGAAGCCCATTTAAATACTTGTGCTGTTCTGGTAAGCCATGATCTTGTGCAATGTTTCATAGATAGAAAAGGTGTTGATTTTGAACGTCAACTAAAATTGGCCAAGATGACTGTAGTGGCTGTTGGAACATGTGCTATGGTGTTAAGCTTTTGTTGTAGCAATTTGCTAACATTACTCATGTTCTTTTTGGATCTGTATATTCCCATCATAGTAGCTCCATTTGTTTTGGCTATTTTGGGTTTTCGTGGTGCTTCACATACAGCTTTAGCAGGTATGATTACTGGATTTGTAACTATTATAGTATGGAAATTATGGATTGAGCCCCTAACAGGTATCAATGGGTCATTTATTTGCATGGTATGTAATGGGTTGGCTATGGCAGTTGCTCACTACTTGACAAAAAAGACTCTATCATAA
- a CDS encoding ankyrin repeat domain-containing protein, which yields MNIKKIFFTVHFLCIFLTYLQPIVAYEEVDTTLQISSITKADSIAKSHASSVLHAAAAVGNVTRIRSLIANGVNVHFVDKKQINALHIAAAKGHFLCVQELLNIGVKVNSADHLGRTPLHFAAQNGHLAVIRELISVGATVRALDCQGRTPLHMAAEAGKTECIRYLISQKASVHALDKHNVTPIHCAALSGSIASVKALIAAGAKVQVFTKYKLTPLHAAAQGGNAACIRILIHSGASVNALTLSGISPLYLAARFGQFAALQELLNNKADISAVDGLNTPLHAVVLGKHIACLKLLLQAGGNPHVRNKEQNTPLHLAASYGSQPCLKELIAASQGNVQIIGAKQRTPLHCAAKAGHLACVTELINAGACVNITDAHNKTPLHLSAFYGHNDCLEALIQAGANIYVKTQEAFTPLHMAVKSGSMSCMQTLLHIGAGSISAITRFGNTPLHVAIAARNTDCSLALIKAGAPVNVANQWGVTPIHVAAKRGDLLCLQELIQSKANVNAKTHSGITPVHMVAKRGYVECLKLLVQAGANVLVRNRLKETPLYLAAANGHLSLIEALIEADRNQGSLAKKMKEKVAATPGLEKVTKNKPKVDTPNQFNETPLHIAVENGHTQCVQLLIRYGAKVNTKRTTGEMPLHTAAQNGNEICIRMLLAAKTEVNCLDRYKNTPLHLAAQGGHIKSVKVLIMAGGALKKLNKFNKTPSYLALQNGHLACYEELERYLKNQGQ from the coding sequence ATGAATATCAAAAAGATTTTTTTTACGGTACACTTTCTCTGCATTTTTCTGACTTATCTACAGCCTATTGTGGCTTATGAAGAAGTAGATACAACATTACAGATCTCAAGCATAACTAAAGCTGATTCAATAGCAAAAAGTCATGCTAGTTCTGTACTTCATGCAGCAGCAGCAGTGGGTAATGTAACACGTATACGCTCTTTAATTGCTAATGGAGTTAATGTCCATTTTGTAGATAAAAAACAAATTAATGCCTTGCATATTGCTGCAGCAAAAGGTCATTTTCTTTGCGTGCAAGAATTGCTTAATATAGGTGTAAAGGTTAATAGCGCTGATCATCTTGGAAGAACACCTCTGCATTTCGCTGCTCAAAATGGTCATCTTGCTGTCATACGAGAGTTGATTTCTGTTGGGGCTACCGTTCGTGCATTGGATTGTCAAGGTAGAACTCCGCTCCATATGGCTGCAGAAGCAGGAAAGACGGAATGTATACGTTATTTAATTAGTCAAAAGGCGAGTGTACACGCTTTAGATAAGCATAATGTTACGCCAATCCATTGTGCAGCTTTGTCTGGATCTATTGCTTCTGTTAAAGCTTTAATAGCAGCAGGTGCCAAGGTTCAAGTATTTACTAAATATAAGTTAACACCATTACATGCGGCAGCACAAGGTGGCAATGCCGCATGTATACGGATACTTATTCATAGTGGTGCGAGTGTAAATGCGCTTACCTTAAGTGGTATTTCTCCACTGTACTTGGCAGCACGGTTTGGACAATTTGCAGCTTTACAGGAACTCTTGAATAATAAGGCAGATATCTCTGCTGTAGATGGACTCAATACGCCATTGCATGCTGTCGTATTGGGTAAGCATATAGCCTGTTTGAAATTACTGCTACAGGCTGGTGGAAATCCACATGTACGGAACAAAGAACAAAATACGCCATTACATCTGGCTGCAAGTTATGGTAGTCAGCCTTGCCTTAAGGAACTCATTGCTGCTAGTCAAGGCAATGTGCAAATAATAGGTGCAAAGCAGCGCACACCTTTGCATTGTGCAGCTAAAGCAGGTCATCTTGCTTGTGTAACAGAACTTATTAATGCAGGTGCCTGTGTAAATATTACAGACGCTCATAATAAAACACCGTTACACTTAAGTGCTTTTTACGGTCATAATGATTGTTTAGAAGCACTTATACAAGCTGGAGCAAATATTTATGTAAAAACACAAGAGGCATTCACACCATTACATATGGCTGTTAAAAGTGGCAGCATGTCATGTATGCAAACATTGCTACATATCGGTGCTGGTAGTATTTCTGCAATAACTAGATTTGGGAATACACCTCTTCATGTTGCTATTGCAGCAAGAAATACAGATTGTAGCTTAGCGTTGATCAAAGCGGGAGCTCCTGTCAATGTTGCCAATCAATGGGGTGTTACTCCCATCCATGTAGCTGCAAAAAGAGGAGATTTACTTTGCTTACAGGAACTTATTCAGTCTAAGGCCAATGTGAATGCTAAAACGCATTCAGGAATTACCCCTGTCCATATGGTTGCCAAAAGAGGCTATGTGGAATGTTTGAAATTGCTTGTGCAGGCAGGGGCGAATGTGCTGGTACGCAATCGACTAAAAGAAACACCACTTTATTTAGCTGCTGCTAATGGACACCTCTCTTTGATAGAAGCATTGATTGAAGCCGATCGAAATCAAGGCTCACTAGCTAAGAAAATGAAAGAAAAAGTAGCTGCTACTCCTGGTCTGGAGAAGGTCACTAAAAATAAGCCTAAGGTAGATACACCAAATCAGTTTAACGAAACGCCATTACATATTGCTGTAGAAAATGGGCATACTCAGTGTGTGCAATTACTGATACGTTATGGAGCTAAGGTAAATACCAAAAGGACAACAGGTGAAATGCCATTACATACTGCTGCTCAAAATGGCAATGAAATTTGTATAAGAATGCTTTTAGCGGCAAAAACAGAAGTTAATTGCTTAGATCGGTATAAAAACACGCCTTTACACCTTGCAGCTCAAGGTGGACATATTAAAAGTGTAAAAGTATTAATAATGGCAGGGGGAGCACTCAAGAAGCTTAATAAATTTAATAAAACTCCATCATATTTGGCATTGCAAAATGGCCATCTAGCATGTTATGAAGAGTTAGAGCGTTATCTTAAAAATCAAGGCCAATAG
- a CDS encoding alpha-ketoacid dehydrogenase subunit alpha/beta — protein sequence MLESLSITPTEIIQDYRIACESRAASLLARKEVFAGKAKFGIFGDGKEVAQLAMAKYFQAGDWRSGYYRDQTFMFTIGALTLQQYFAQLYAHASIEADPASGGRMMNSHFATRLIDEQGNWLNQLTTKNISADLSSTGSQMPRLLGLAYASKLYRSSDFQSIQKNFSNQGNEVAFGTIGDASTSEGMFFETINAAGVLQVPMCISIWDDGYGISVPQQYHTIKEDISALLAGCKRTDTQPGYEIFVTRGWDYVDLCNTYKQAVHICRDEHVPVLIHVKEMTQPQGHSTSGSHERYKSIDRLNWEHAHDCIAKMAAWMVQTGIATKEELDVIEATSEKKVKAAKQAAWNALMKEASNERKELIALLRDISLPEEEIKNHNKLPNILHKLISLHHVHHLDVAKAATQALYELRNIPYANKKKMLAWWHKNARSNEKRFSDHLYSHSKEAALHVKNIPSTYPENPTQVDGKEVLRNCFKTLLERDNRIFAIGQDLGKIGDVNQGFAGIQEIYGTLRVTDTSIRECTMIGQGIGAAMRGLRPIVEIQYLDYLPYALQIISDDLATLRYRTKGGQKAPMIIRTRGHRLEGIWHSGSYLASIIHAIRGIYLLVPRNMTQAAGFYNTMLQSDDVAIIIECLNGYRLKEPMPNNIESMTVPLGIPEILRTGTDVTIVTYGAMCRIVCEAADRLSTLGIECEVIDVQTLLPFDIQNHISKSLQKTNRIVFADEDVPGGTTAYMMQQILEVQSGYAMLDEAPITITSKPHRPAYGDDGNYFSKPNVEDIVMRVYMMMHHAKPTRYPTIF from the coding sequence ATGCTAGAATCTTTATCTATTACCCCAACTGAAATCATTCAAGATTACCGAATAGCCTGTGAAAGCAGGGCAGCAAGTCTATTAGCACGTAAAGAAGTATTTGCAGGAAAAGCTAAGTTTGGCATTTTCGGAGATGGCAAAGAAGTTGCCCAATTAGCTATGGCGAAGTATTTTCAAGCTGGCGACTGGCGCTCTGGCTATTATAGAGATCAAACTTTTATGTTCACCATTGGTGCATTAACCTTACAACAATACTTTGCCCAACTGTATGCCCATGCATCTATAGAGGCTGATCCAGCCTCTGGAGGAAGGATGATGAATAGCCACTTTGCTACAAGGTTGATAGATGAACAAGGTAATTGGTTGAACCAATTAACCACTAAGAATATCTCTGCAGACCTATCATCTACAGGATCACAGATGCCTAGATTACTTGGTTTAGCTTATGCTTCTAAGCTATATAGATCTTCTGACTTTCAAAGTATTCAAAAAAACTTTTCTAACCAAGGTAATGAAGTTGCTTTTGGAACCATTGGAGATGCAAGTACTTCGGAGGGTATGTTTTTTGAAACCATCAATGCAGCTGGTGTGCTCCAAGTGCCCATGTGTATTTCTATTTGGGATGATGGATATGGCATTTCTGTGCCTCAACAGTACCACACTATTAAAGAAGATATTTCTGCTTTATTAGCGGGTTGCAAACGTACCGATACACAACCTGGCTATGAAATCTTTGTTACACGTGGGTGGGATTATGTAGATCTATGTAATACCTATAAACAGGCAGTACATATCTGTAGAGATGAACATGTGCCTGTACTTATTCATGTTAAAGAAATGACTCAACCACAAGGTCATTCTACTTCTGGATCTCATGAGCGTTATAAGTCAATAGATAGATTAAACTGGGAACATGCACATGACTGCATTGCCAAGATGGCGGCATGGATGGTGCAAACTGGTATTGCTACTAAAGAAGAACTCGATGTAATTGAAGCAACCTCTGAAAAAAAAGTAAAAGCAGCTAAACAAGCAGCTTGGAACGCATTAATGAAGGAAGCTAGTAATGAAAGGAAAGAACTTATTGCATTACTACGTGATATTTCATTGCCAGAGGAGGAAATAAAAAACCACAACAAGCTACCTAATATCCTGCATAAGTTAATTTCACTACATCATGTGCACCACTTGGATGTAGCCAAGGCCGCAACGCAAGCACTCTATGAACTACGTAATATACCCTATGCAAACAAAAAAAAGATGCTTGCTTGGTGGCACAAAAATGCAAGAAGTAATGAAAAAAGATTTAGTGATCATTTGTATAGCCATTCCAAAGAAGCAGCCTTACATGTAAAAAATATTCCGTCCACTTATCCGGAAAATCCAACTCAAGTAGATGGGAAGGAAGTATTACGCAACTGTTTCAAGACATTGCTAGAACGAGATAATCGAATTTTTGCGATTGGTCAGGACTTAGGAAAAATTGGTGATGTCAACCAAGGCTTTGCAGGCATACAGGAAATATATGGGACATTACGTGTTACTGACACCAGCATTAGGGAATGTACTATGATAGGACAAGGCATCGGCGCTGCGATGCGTGGACTTAGACCTATTGTAGAAATACAGTATTTAGACTATTTGCCCTATGCCCTTCAGATTATTTCAGACGATCTGGCAACGTTACGGTATAGAACCAAAGGAGGACAAAAAGCGCCCATGATAATCCGAACACGAGGGCATAGACTAGAAGGCATTTGGCATTCTGGATCCTATCTAGCAAGTATTATACATGCCATCAGGGGTATCTATCTCTTGGTACCACGAAATATGACACAGGCAGCTGGTTTTTATAACACCATGTTACAGTCCGATGATGTAGCAATCATTATCGAATGCTTAAATGGCTATCGCCTAAAAGAGCCTATGCCTAACAACATAGAATCTATGACGGTACCATTAGGCATCCCTGAAATACTACGTACAGGTACAGATGTAACCATTGTCACTTATGGCGCCATGTGCCGCATTGTTTGTGAAGCAGCTGATAGGCTATCTACTTTAGGCATTGAATGTGAAGTTATTGATGTACAAACACTACTGCCATTTGATATTCAAAATCATATTTCAAAATCTCTCCAAAAAACCAATCGGATTGTTTTTGCAGACGAGGATGTACCAGGCGGTACTACTGCCTACATGATGCAACAAATACTTGAAGTACAAAGTGGTTATGCTATGTTGGATGAAGCGCCAATTACCATTACTAGTAAACCACACCGTCCAGCGTATGGTGATGATGGCAACTATTTTTCTAAACCCAATGTAGAAGATATAGTAATGCGTGTTTACATGATGATGCATCATGCTAAGCCAACACGTTATCCCACTATTTTTTAA
- a CDS encoding TolB family protein codes for MIIVYRKQVFSYFFTFLVFGLVAFFSDAHATKKIETPHFSILFQENMTEEAQRVANTLETLHGPVAKTLGARPRPLRILLNNQTAYANGMFTSMPLRLEFYNFYSSDPHFVGNVDWLNALSIHEYRHYMQYSVQYQSTPIWLRSLYFGCNLFTFTGVPRFFSEGDAVVIETALSKSGRGRLPGWEKLYKMNLLEYKPTTFAQCLFRSYRRDLPDEYRLGYYFVTHIRNKYGAKAIEDIYKKSIRRVPYFGFYNAVKEVTKKSVMEVYKEMNQELLLGWSKQLDGLKITPATHLNIKQHADSSSYIRPFIDRSGHIFAWKKGISVRHQLVMLSPMPSTDNTSSLQEISTFLFKEKRLFFTVFTNALPSPFACAVGEGCAVWLEQYLHPWKGKIGDNNVHRIRLQYYDFKRKTKKTLVKNIRYNALAISPNGKQLVAIESGEDGSNQLVVVELDSGSVIKKIKNHDGGFYMTPNWSDNEHVVVVKSKNQKNSILLVNVISEQVEVLLPFTHEHRNSPQIYKDYLLYNSSYNGIDNIYAMHLPTKACFQVTSRKYGAYLGMVDCKTNQLIFTDYTKNGMEIAVMAFDPLSWTPLENVEDRSFRYYDTVVAQEDNGDVLSQVPEQIYPVTDASFGKDSLAFTGMTLDTDARNKKFQTIPFEIVSLQGDFKASPYFFYQFNMDQKSNHSQLKQKQSELGLRFSYYTVYPILTARISARCYKEWTDSVRIIQTIDGLGAIPYIKALPKYWGSEFSLGIKLPYYFPLNNALAQLSFATTAVVQPPDASGGMSYTQEYQLDIKNTTTSCTRNINPPWCQNLCLKMQHSVKSTKLNQTKFAYTPSLDLFFPGIVNHHYFMLCTKYHYKSSLSKIILDLFNAVSRDSSVRVDPYYHRRISLFNIYTAYGLPIAYPDCGIPYILYLKHISLEGYYDFRKEKLKSQVKMGSKSFSDIDTNDTTIHNLGIKFIMLNHLLSLTNLSVKAILDFGLCKKKNYDWKFICGASFSLNN; via the coding sequence ATGATTATTGTATATCGCAAACAGGTTTTTTCCTATTTTTTTACGTTTTTAGTTTTTGGACTGGTTGCTTTTTTTTCGGATGCTCATGCGACAAAGAAAATAGAAACACCCCACTTTAGCATATTATTTCAGGAAAATATGACTGAGGAGGCCCAACGTGTGGCCAACACATTAGAAACCCTCCATGGTCCTGTTGCTAAAACATTAGGTGCTCGGCCTAGGCCTCTTCGTATTTTACTAAATAACCAAACTGCTTATGCAAATGGAATGTTTACATCAATGCCACTTCGCCTTGAATTCTATAACTTTTATTCTTCAGACCCACATTTTGTTGGAAATGTTGATTGGCTTAATGCATTAAGTATTCATGAATATAGACATTATATGCAATATAGTGTTCAATATCAGAGTACGCCTATATGGCTGAGGTCCCTATATTTTGGGTGTAATTTGTTTACTTTTACGGGTGTACCGCGTTTTTTTAGTGAAGGAGATGCTGTTGTTATAGAAACAGCTTTATCTAAAAGTGGTCGAGGAAGACTACCTGGCTGGGAAAAGTTGTATAAAATGAACCTTTTAGAATATAAACCAACTACCTTTGCCCAGTGTCTATTTCGCTCTTACCGACGTGATTTGCCTGATGAATACCGTTTAGGCTATTATTTTGTTACCCACATCCGCAATAAGTATGGCGCAAAGGCAATAGAAGACATATACAAAAAAAGCATTAGGAGGGTACCTTATTTTGGATTTTATAATGCGGTAAAGGAAGTTACGAAGAAATCTGTAATGGAGGTATATAAAGAAATGAATCAAGAGCTATTGCTTGGTTGGAGTAAGCAACTAGATGGCTTAAAAATTACACCTGCAACACACCTAAATATTAAGCAGCATGCAGATAGTTCTAGCTATATAAGGCCATTCATAGATAGATCGGGGCATATTTTTGCTTGGAAAAAGGGGATAAGCGTACGGCATCAGCTAGTCATGTTAAGCCCTATGCCTTCTACCGATAATACCTCCTCATTACAAGAGATTTCTACTTTTCTTTTTAAAGAGAAGAGACTCTTTTTTACAGTGTTTACAAATGCTCTGCCCTCTCCGTTTGCTTGTGCTGTAGGTGAGGGATGTGCGGTTTGGCTGGAACAATATTTACATCCTTGGAAGGGGAAAATAGGTGACAATAATGTTCACAGAATAAGGTTGCAATATTATGATTTTAAACGTAAAACAAAAAAAACGCTTGTTAAAAATATCCGATATAACGCCCTAGCTATAAGCCCTAATGGCAAGCAACTTGTTGCAATAGAGTCTGGTGAAGATGGTAGCAATCAATTGGTTGTTGTAGAGTTAGATAGTGGTAGCGTTATAAAAAAAATAAAAAACCACGATGGTGGTTTTTACATGACTCCTAATTGGTCAGATAATGAACATGTAGTAGTAGTGAAGTCTAAGAATCAAAAAAATAGCATTCTATTGGTCAATGTAATTTCAGAACAGGTAGAAGTGCTTTTACCATTTACGCACGAACATAGAAATTCACCTCAGATATATAAAGACTACTTATTGTATAACAGCTCTTATAATGGCATTGATAACATTTATGCCATGCATCTACCTACAAAAGCTTGTTTTCAAGTTACTTCTAGAAAGTATGGTGCTTATTTGGGCATGGTAGACTGTAAAACCAATCAACTGATTTTTACGGATTACACTAAAAATGGAATGGAAATAGCTGTAATGGCTTTTGATCCACTTTCATGGACACCATTGGAAAATGTAGAAGATAGATCTTTTCGCTACTATGATACGGTCGTTGCTCAAGAAGACAATGGAGATGTACTATCACAAGTTCCTGAACAGATCTATCCTGTAACGGATGCTAGTTTCGGAAAAGATAGCCTGGCTTTTACAGGAATGACGCTAGATACTGATGCTCGAAATAAAAAATTTCAAACTATTCCATTTGAAATAGTCAGCCTACAGGGTGATTTTAAAGCTTCCCCTTATTTTTTCTATCAATTTAATATGGATCAGAAAAGCAATCATTCGCAATTGAAACAAAAACAAAGTGAGCTTGGATTGCGTTTTTCTTATTACACAGTTTATCCCATTTTAACCGCCCGTATTAGTGCTAGGTGTTATAAAGAATGGACAGACAGTGTTCGGATAATTCAGACTATTGATGGACTTGGCGCTATTCCATATATCAAAGCATTGCCTAAATATTGGGGAAGTGAATTTTCGTTAGGCATAAAGTTACCGTATTACTTTCCTTTAAACAATGCTTTAGCACAATTATCTTTCGCAACTACTGCTGTTGTGCAACCACCTGATGCAAGTGGTGGGATGAGTTATACACAAGAGTATCAATTGGACATCAAGAACACCACAACATCCTGTACAAGGAATATAAATCCTCCGTGGTGTCAAAATCTTTGTCTAAAAATGCAACATAGCGTTAAGTCTACTAAACTAAACCAAACTAAATTCGCTTATACGCCTTCATTAGATCTTTTTTTTCCTGGTATTGTAAATCATCATTATTTTATGCTATGTACAAAATATCATTATAAATCTAGCTTGTCAAAGATAATACTAGATCTATTTAATGCTGTTTCTAGAGATTCTAGCGTACGAGTTGATCCTTACTATCATAGAAGGATATCCCTATTTAATATATATACAGCTTATGGTTTACCGATAGCTTATCCAGATTGTGGTATTCCGTATATTTTATACCTAAAACATATTAGTTTAGAGGGTTATTATGATTTTAGAAAAGAAAAGTTGAAATCTCAAGTGAAAATGGGCTCAAAATCATTCAGTGACATTGACACAAATGATACCACCATTCATAATCTAGGCATAAAGTTTATTATGCTTAATCATTTATTGTCTCTTACTAATCTTTCTGTTAAAGCTATATTAGACTTTGGGTTGTGTAAAAAGAAAAATTATGACTGGAAATTTATTTGTGGAGCAAGTTTTAGTTTGAATAACTGA